The sequence AAATATACCTGTATGTATTTTGAAGTAAGAAAACGGGAAACAGTTCCCAGAAAACCACCCGCACCGATAATAAGAATTTGTCTAAACATCATTCAAAATTAAAATTATTCGAAAATAGTAGGAGTTATCAGCTTATTCAGGCGGCTAAAGGCTAACCCCATAGCCTTGCCTGCAAAAATATTAAAAATATTCAAATACTTCTTGTTCTTACAACATCTTAAATTTTATGATTTTATAAAATTAAATAGCTCATTAAAGAAATGCTTATTTTTGTGCTGAAATTTATTTTATAAAAACATCGAAGTAATGAGATTTAAAACTCTAATTTTTTTGTTAGCATTTTCTTTTCCCCAGATTGTTTTTTGCCAGCATTCCAGGTTTGTAAAAATAAAAGGGACAAGTTTCATCAATTCCTGGGGTGGTAATTTATATCTTAAAAGCGTGAGCCTGAACTATTGGCTTGACCCTGATCTTAAATTATTTCAGCCAGCTGAGAAAACAAACCTGAAATCCCTGGAAGATTTGACAAAAGAAGCTATGGATTCATACCCGTCAAAGATTTTCTGGCATACCTTTCAGGATAGTTTTATAACCAAAAATGATCTGATTTTCATCAAAGGTTTACAATTCAATACGGTGAATGTCCCTTTCGACTGCAGAATGTTTGCACCGGGAACTTACCTCGGGAATACCACTCCCAGAGGCTTTGAATTAGTCAACCGGCTGATACGCTGGAGCCATGAAATAGGTATGTACATAATCCTTGACATGCAGGTAAATAACATTCAAAATAAAAACCAACTGGAAAACTGCCTGAAAGCATGGCAAAACATTGCCAAAAGATATAACAATGAATCTTTAATTGCCGGTTTCTATGTTCACCCCGCTCCGGCGGATAGCCAACAAACAGATTATGCCCGTCAGGTTTTTTACAGGAAAATGATTGCTGCAATCAGGCAGTTTGATAAGAATCACATCATTTTCATCAACAAAAAGCCGGAAGATTCAGCTAAATTTTATGAAAAAACATTTGATTCCAAACTTGCCTGCATTTTCCAGTCTGATACCTGCCAGGAAACATTTAAAAAATTTACGGCTTTCCGTGAAAAATTCAACACCCCTGTCTTTCTGGATATAAGTGAAGGGGAAAACTACGAATGGCTGGAGAAAACATATATCCATGCTGAAAAGAACCAGATAGGCTGGAACTTCCAACCTTATAAAAGAATTGATGAATACGGTTGCTTGTTGCGCGTTGTACCTCCCGCCAATCCAGAACTGATCAATGAATTTTCAAAAGGTCAAACCAATTTACCTGATAATTTGGGAAAGGGGGGGCAAAATGCCGAAGAGATGAAAAAAATGTTACACCAATTTCTCGTTAATTGCAGGTTTATAAAATGCAAGCCTAATACGGAATGCATCAAAGCATTGGGACTATTAAGAGAATAATCAATCCCGAATAAAATATTGTTAAACGGTTATGAATTAATTATTTAGTATATGCTGATTATTCTGCATTTTTTAATTAATATTGCATAATTATTAATTGGTTTAATTTTTGAGGGAAAATAAATCAATATTATAAAGAATTAGATAGATTTTAAATATTACATCATGAAGCTGCATACTGATAAACTCGTAAAAAAATATAAATCCAGAACTGTTGTCAAAGAAGTTTCAATAGAAGTTGAACAGGGAGAAATTGTTGGTTTACTGGGGCCTAACGGTGCGGGCAAAACAACCTCATTTTACATGATGGTTGGATTGATTCGTCCGTACAGTGGCAAAATTTATCTGGATGACCTGGATATTACCCATGAGCCCATGTATAAAAGAGCCCAAAAAGGCATTGGTTACCTGGCCCAGGAAGCTTCCGTGTTCAGAACATTAAGTGTGGAAGATAATTTACGTGCTGTTCTGGAAATGACTAACCTTTCGAAAGCTGAACAAAAGGAAAAGGTTGAATCCCTGATCGAAGAATTCGGTTTGCAGGTGATACGGAAAAGCCGTGGAAACCAGCTTTCGGGTGGTGAAAGAAGAAGAACGGAAATAGCCAGGGCTTTGGCTATTGACCCGAAATTCATTCTTCTGGATGAGCCATTTGCAGGAGTTGATCCTATTGCTGTTGAAGATATTCAGTCAATAGTAGCCAAATTGAAGACCAAAAACATTGGGGTTCTGATCACCGACCACAATGTTCATGAAACACTTTCCATCACCGACCGTTCCTACCTGCTTTATGAAGGGACCATTTTAAAATCGGGTACTTCAGAAGAACTGGCAAACGATGAAGAAGTCAGGGAAAAATACCTGGGACAAAACTTTGAATTGAGAAATATAGTTCCTGTTCAATAATACCCCTAATTTTCGTGGCCGTGATTTGGGAATGTTATAAAATTCTTGTAGGTTTGTATTAATTTTCACAAAAAGTATAAGTATATGCAAACAATAGATCAATACGATTTCAAAGGTAAGAAAGCGATTGTCAGAGTCGATTTCAATGTGCCTTTGGATAAAAAGACCCTGGAAGTTACGGATGATACCCGTATCAGAGGTGCTTTGCCTACAATTAAGAAAATAATTGGTGATGGCGGTGCTGCCATTTTGATGTCTCACCTGGGACGCCCTAAATCAGGCCCGGAAGAAAAATTCTCCCTCAAACATGTTGTACCCCAACTTTCAAAATTATTAGGTCAGAATGTAAAATTTGCCGGCGACTGCATGGGTGATTCTGCCAAACAGATGGCTGCAGGTTTAAAACCAGGCGAAGTATTGCTGTTGGAAAATGTTCGTTTCTATGAAGAAGAAGAAGGGAAACCCCGTCTTCCTGAAACTGCTACTGACGAAGAGAAAAAAGAGGCCAAAGAAGAATTAAAGAAATCACAGAAAGAATTTACTGCAAAACTTGCCAGTTATGCCAATTGCTATGTAAATGATGCTTTTGGTACAGCTCACCGTGCACATGCTTCTACAACCTTGATCGCTAGTCATTTCCCCAATAACTCCATGTTCGGGTACCTGATCGAAAAGGAATTAAAAGCTATGGACAAAGTCCTCAAAGCTCCTGAACATCCTTTCACCGCAATCATGGGTGGTGCAAAAGTTTCCGACAAAATCATGGTGATCGAAAGAATGCTGGACATGGTCGACAACCTGATCATCGGTGGCGGTATGACTTATACCTTCATCAAAGCACAGGGTGGAAAAATCGGAAGTTCTCTTTGCGAAGAAGATAAACTTGACGTTGCCTTAGACGTCCTGAAAAAAGCCAAAGAAAAAGGCGTAAAAGTATATCTGCCTGTTGATGCCATCAATGCTGATAAATTTGATGCTGCGGCCAATACCAACGTGTCAAAAATTGATCAGACTCCCGACGGCTGGATGGGACTTGACATTGCTGACGAAACCATTAAGATATTCAGCGAAGTCATTGAAAATTCAAAAACTATTCTCTGGAACGGCCCAATGGGTGTTTTCGAAATGGATAAATTTTCAAAAGGAACCTCAGCCATTGCACAGGCTCTTGCCAAAGCAACTGCCAAAGGCTGCTTCACGTTGGTTGGTGGCGGAGATTCAGTTGCTGCTATCAACAAAAACAAACTGGCCGACAAAGTTAGTTTCGTTTCAACCGGTGGCGGTGCAATGCTCGAATACATGGAAGGTAAAGAACTTCCCGGTATCAAAGCCATCAGAGGTTAATTTACGGATTAAAATACACCCGGCAAACCGGGAATTTTATAACTCACATAAGCCTTCAGAAGTCAGTCTTTTGAAGGCTTATTTTTTAAGTACTTCTGAATAAAATTTGCATTTAGGTTAATAAGCTTATTTTCATTATTTTTGAATTATTTAAAAAAGAGAAAATGGATTACATCGAAATTTCAGGATACAAATCAATTAAATCTGAACGAATTGATTTGAAACCCATCAATATATTAATTGGGGCCAATGGAAGCGGGAAAAGTAACTTCATCTCCTTTTTCGAATTTTTAAGTCATCTGTATCATAGAAATTTAAATGAACATATTGCCTTATCAGGAGGCGAAAATAAAATTCTGCACAAAGGGCAAAAAATAACCGATACCATTTCATTTAAAATCGAATTTGATAATGGGAATAACGGCTACTCGGCAATCTTAAAATTAGGTACTGAGGGTTTTGTATTTACTGATGAACGATTAATTTATCAAAGTGCTAAGGGTAAGGATATCAGTCATCATGCTAATGAGGCCGAAATCAAGATTACTGATAATTCCAGCGCAAAGTACATTATTAAATATTTGGAGGGGCTCAGGATATATCATTTTCATGATACAAGCAATAAATCACCATTTACTACATACAGGCACATAGAAAATGATTCCTATTATTTATATGATAATGGATCAAATCTGGCAGCATTTCTGTATCACATCAAAAATGATGATAAAATTGTTTATAACAATATTATTAAAACAATACAGTCTGTTGCCCCATATTTCCTGGATTTTAGTTTTATCCCAAATCAAGAACAATATTTAAGATTACAATGGAAAGATAAATACAGCGATACAATATACGGAGCGACAGATTTATCCGATGGAACTATAAGATTTATTGCTTTAACAACATTATTTATGCAACCTGATTTGCCTGAAACTATCATCATTGACGAACCGGAACTGGGCTTGCATCCTTCAGCCATTGCAAAACTGGCTGGAATGATAAAGTCAGTTTCTGCAAAAGGCTGCCAGGTAATTATTGCTACCCAGTCGGCCGAATTAATCAGCCATTTTTCTCCGGATTCAATCATTACAGTTGACCAAATCGACGGTTGTTCAAAATTCAAGCGTTTAAATACCGAAGAACTTCAGCAATGGCTTGAAGACTATACTATTGACGACTTATGGAAACAAAATATAATAACTTCAGGTCAGCTAAATTTCTAAAATATGACAAGAGTTATTATCATCTGCGAAGGAGAAACAGAAAGAGAATTTTGCAATAAAATTTTATTCCCTCATTTTATAAAAAGAGAAATTTCTTTACAGGCTCCCCTCATAAAAAAATCAAGGGGAGGCATTACAAATTGGGAAAGTCTGAAAAAAGATATAATCAATTATTTAAAGGATGAAAATATTTACGTCACCACCTTAATTGATTATTACGGCATACAGAGCAAACATCATTTCCCGCAATGGGATGACGCAGAAAATGAACCTGATAAAAATATCCGTATGCAAATTCTGGAACAGGGAATGAAAAATGATATTGATGACTCAGTTCGGTTTCGTTTTCTGCCGTACATTCAATTGCATGAATTTGAAAGCTTATTGTTTATTGATATTAATACTTTTTACCTGAATTTTACTAAAAAAGACATCATTGGAATTGCTGAATTACAATCAATATTTGATAAACATAGCAATCCTGAAATGATAAATGATGGGAATGAAACGTCACCTTCCCACAGGCTGAGTAGAATTATTTCCGGATATGACAAAATTGTTTACGGAAATATTTTAGCTGAAGCTATTGGATTGGAAAGAATCAGATCAAAATGTCCCGGGTTCAATAGATGGATAAATAATATTGAAAATTTGAATTCCTGAACCAGGTTGCCTTTTTATTACAACAACATATGATAAAATAAACAAAAGTCAGCCTATATTTGTTATAATTTGACATGACTAAAGTCACAAAACATGAGTAATCCTAAAAATTTTCCCGAACATATTTATAACCTCAACAAGGAATTTTGCCAGCCGGTTCC is a genomic window of Bacteroidota bacterium containing:
- a CDS encoding cellulase family glycosylhydrolase, whose amino-acid sequence is MLAFSFPQIVFCQHSRFVKIKGTSFINSWGGNLYLKSVSLNYWLDPDLKLFQPAEKTNLKSLEDLTKEAMDSYPSKIFWHTFQDSFITKNDLIFIKGLQFNTVNVPFDCRMFAPGTYLGNTTPRGFELVNRLIRWSHEIGMYIILDMQVNNIQNKNQLENCLKAWQNIAKRYNNESLIAGFYVHPAPADSQQTDYARQVFYRKMIAAIRQFDKNHIIFINKKPEDSAKFYEKTFDSKLACIFQSDTCQETFKKFTAFREKFNTPVFLDISEGENYEWLEKTYIHAEKNQIGWNFQPYKRIDEYGCLLRVVPPANPELINEFSKGQTNLPDNLGKGGQNAEEMKKMLHQFLVNCRFIKCKPNTECIKALGLLRE
- the lptB gene encoding LPS export ABC transporter ATP-binding protein, which codes for MKLHTDKLVKKYKSRTVVKEVSIEVEQGEIVGLLGPNGAGKTTSFYMMVGLIRPYSGKIYLDDLDITHEPMYKRAQKGIGYLAQEASVFRTLSVEDNLRAVLEMTNLSKAEQKEKVESLIEEFGLQVIRKSRGNQLSGGERRRTEIARALAIDPKFILLDEPFAGVDPIAVEDIQSIVAKLKTKNIGVLITDHNVHETLSITDRSYLLYEGTILKSGTSEELANDEEVREKYLGQNFELRNIVPVQ
- a CDS encoding phosphoglycerate kinase is translated as MQTIDQYDFKGKKAIVRVDFNVPLDKKTLEVTDDTRIRGALPTIKKIIGDGGAAILMSHLGRPKSGPEEKFSLKHVVPQLSKLLGQNVKFAGDCMGDSAKQMAAGLKPGEVLLLENVRFYEEEEGKPRLPETATDEEKKEAKEELKKSQKEFTAKLASYANCYVNDAFGTAHRAHASTTLIASHFPNNSMFGYLIEKELKAMDKVLKAPEHPFTAIMGGAKVSDKIMVIERMLDMVDNLIIGGGMTYTFIKAQGGKIGSSLCEEDKLDVALDVLKKAKEKGVKVYLPVDAINADKFDAAANTNVSKIDQTPDGWMGLDIADETIKIFSEVIENSKTILWNGPMGVFEMDKFSKGTSAIAQALAKATAKGCFTLVGGGDSVAAINKNKLADKVSFVSTGGGAMLEYMEGKELPGIKAIRG
- a CDS encoding AAA family ATPase, which gives rise to MDYIEISGYKSIKSERIDLKPINILIGANGSGKSNFISFFEFLSHLYHRNLNEHIALSGGENKILHKGQKITDTISFKIEFDNGNNGYSAILKLGTEGFVFTDERLIYQSAKGKDISHHANEAEIKITDNSSAKYIIKYLEGLRIYHFHDTSNKSPFTTYRHIENDSYYLYDNGSNLAAFLYHIKNDDKIVYNNIIKTIQSVAPYFLDFSFIPNQEQYLRLQWKDKYSDTIYGATDLSDGTIRFIALTTLFMQPDLPETIIIDEPELGLHPSAIAKLAGMIKSVSAKGCQVIIATQSAELISHFSPDSIITVDQIDGCSKFKRLNTEELQQWLEDYTIDDLWKQNIITSGQLNF
- a CDS encoding DUF4276 family protein — its product is MTRVIIICEGETEREFCNKILFPHFIKREISLQAPLIKKSRGGITNWESLKKDIINYLKDENIYVTTLIDYYGIQSKHHFPQWDDAENEPDKNIRMQILEQGMKNDIDDSVRFRFLPYIQLHEFESLLFIDINTFYLNFTKKDIIGIAELQSIFDKHSNPEMINDGNETSPSHRLSRIISGYDKIVYGNILAEAIGLERIRSKCPGFNRWINNIENLNS